Proteins from a genomic interval of Nostoc sp. TCL240-02:
- a CDS encoding sulfonate ABC transporter substrate-binding protein, producing the protein MINLIFRRFIAKWISLVKIRNIPFNNQRKLFFSSPLPITGAFVTGLYLSVLFAACSSPSTVSSSNPSATSVSNSASTKATVLRFGYQKSNILLRNKGVLEKRLSPDGVSVEWIEFPAGPQLLEAMNVGSIDFGHVGESPPIFAQAAGASLTYVAGIASSPAGSAILVPQNSSIQKLTELKGKKVAFQKGSSAHLLLVQALEKAGLKYTDIEPKYLPPADARAAFVKGSVDAWVIWDPFYAAAQEATKARVLIDGTGINKQGGYYLGTRKFVTENPQTVKAVLEEIQSLEEWSKQHREEVAQTLSSVLAIDIATMRKATNRRTFGIVPIDDNLINLQQKVADTYYQLKLIPKQVNVKDGVLTQEQYAAFSPKI; encoded by the coding sequence ATGATTAACCTAATCTTTCGCCGTTTCATTGCCAAGTGGATATCGTTGGTAAAAATCAGGAATATCCCATTTAACAACCAGCGCAAATTATTCTTTTCTTCTCCTTTGCCAATTACGGGGGCTTTTGTTACAGGGCTGTATCTGAGCGTGCTATTTGCTGCCTGTTCATCGCCATCGACTGTTAGTTCTTCTAATCCTAGTGCGACATCTGTTAGTAATTCTGCTTCCACTAAAGCCACAGTATTAAGATTTGGCTATCAAAAATCGAATATATTGCTGAGAAACAAAGGTGTCTTAGAAAAGCGTTTGTCACCAGATGGAGTATCTGTAGAATGGATCGAATTTCCGGCGGGGCCACAGTTGTTAGAAGCCATGAATGTGGGTAGTATTGACTTTGGACACGTAGGAGAATCACCGCCAATATTTGCCCAAGCAGCAGGAGCATCATTAACTTACGTCGCTGGTATTGCTTCTAGTCCTGCTGGTTCAGCAATTCTTGTTCCTCAGAATTCCTCAATTCAAAAACTTACTGAATTGAAAGGTAAAAAAGTTGCTTTTCAAAAGGGTTCTAGTGCCCATTTATTGTTAGTCCAAGCTTTAGAAAAAGCAGGATTAAAATATACAGACATTGAACCGAAATATTTACCACCTGCTGATGCTCGTGCTGCATTTGTCAAGGGTAGTGTAGATGCGTGGGTAATTTGGGATCCTTTCTATGCAGCCGCTCAAGAGGCAACTAAAGCCAGAGTTCTGATTGATGGGACAGGAATTAATAAACAGGGAGGATATTATTTGGGAACCCGTAAATTTGTCACTGAAAATCCCCAAACTGTCAAGGCAGTTTTAGAAGAAATTCAAAGCTTAGAAGAATGGTCTAAACAGCATCGAGAAGAGGTAGCACAAACTCTATCATCCGTGCTAGCAATTGACATAGCAACAATGAGAAAAGCTACTAATAGACGAACTTTTGGAATTGTGCCAATTGATGATAATCTGATAAATTTACAACAAAAGGTTGCTGATACATATTATCAGTTGAAGCTGATTCCTAAACAAGTTAATGTCAAAGATGGAGTGCTAACACAAGAGCAATATGCTGCATTCTCACCAAAGATTTAG
- a CDS encoding NADPH-dependent oxidoreductase, whose protein sequence is MTNPIELLRSRYGEIPFNPEIEWNDSLTALLSHRSIRSYLSDPLPKGTLELLIAAAQSASTSSNLQTWSVVAVEDPERKEELSKLAGNQAHIKQVPLFLVWLADLARLSYVADSRGISRDALEYLEMFVMATIDATLAAQNAAVAAESLGLGTVYIGGIRNRPQEVAEILNLPSSVYAVFGLCVGYSNPEVEAAIKPRLPQSAVLHRETYKLSDQEEAIAHYNEIIKEFYTEQKMNVPGDWSEHSAQRIATVESLRGRDRLREVLNQLGFKLL, encoded by the coding sequence ATGACCAATCCTATAGAACTACTGCGATCGCGCTACGGTGAAATTCCCTTCAATCCCGAAATTGAATGGAATGATTCTCTGACGGCACTATTATCTCATCGTTCCATCCGGTCTTATCTATCCGATCCTTTACCAAAGGGAACTCTGGAGTTACTAATTGCAGCCGCCCAATCTGCATCTACTTCCTCTAATTTGCAAACCTGGAGTGTGGTAGCAGTTGAAGATCCAGAACGTAAAGAAGAGTTATCTAAATTAGCGGGGAACCAAGCACATATTAAACAGGTTCCTTTATTCTTGGTTTGGTTAGCAGACTTGGCGCGTCTGAGTTACGTTGCTGACAGTCGCGGCATATCTCGTGATGCGCTGGAATACTTGGAAATGTTTGTAATGGCAACAATCGATGCAACTTTGGCAGCGCAAAATGCGGCAGTTGCAGCCGAGTCACTCGGTTTAGGAACAGTATATATCGGCGGAATCAGGAACCGCCCCCAAGAGGTAGCAGAGATATTGAATTTGCCCTCCTCTGTTTATGCTGTATTTGGGCTGTGTGTAGGCTATTCAAATCCAGAGGTAGAAGCAGCGATTAAGCCAAGATTGCCTCAGTCAGCCGTGTTGCACCGCGAAACTTATAAATTGTCAGATCAAGAAGAAGCGATCGCTCACTACAACGAAATCATCAAAGAATTCTATACTGAACAAAAGATGAATGTCCCTGGTGATTGGTCAGAACATTCAGCCCAAAGGATCGCAACTGTTGAGTCATTGAGAGGACGCGATCGCTTGCGGGAAGTTCTCAATCAACTTGGCTTCAAGTTACTCTAG
- a CDS encoding ferredoxin-thioredoxin reductase variable chain: MKVGDRVRVKDSVVVYHHPEHRNQAFDIKGTEGDVVNIATQWQGRPVSANLPIVVQFSKKFKAHLRENELEVI; the protein is encoded by the coding sequence ATGAAAGTTGGCGATCGCGTCCGCGTTAAAGATTCGGTAGTAGTGTATCATCATCCTGAACATCGGAATCAGGCTTTTGACATCAAAGGCACAGAAGGCGATGTAGTCAATATTGCCACCCAATGGCAAGGCAGACCAGTCAGCGCTAATCTGCCGATTGTAGTCCAGTTTAGTAAAAAGTTTAAAGCCCATTTACGCGAAAATGAGTTAGAAGTCATCTAA
- a CDS encoding YdcF family protein: MFLYLSKLLPLFFYPLGLACVSLVVALVSLWKRPRTAAIAIAFALTLLLFCSNAWIAKSLVRSLEWQNLPLAQIPVAEAIVVLGGATKSAFPPRPTVDLSESGDRVIYAAQLYRQKKAPIIILSGGRIDWRGGGSPESADMATILTSIGIPSEAIVQEPESLNTYQNAVNVRKILESRGINQVLLVTSAMHMPRSLNIFQRQGINVIPAPTDFLVSQGDLQELGSTPKAAILNLLPDTDNLHQFTTALKEYIGSFVYRLRGWL, translated from the coding sequence ATGTTTTTATATCTCTCTAAATTACTGCCACTATTTTTTTATCCACTAGGATTAGCCTGTGTAAGTTTGGTAGTCGCATTAGTCTCCTTGTGGAAACGACCGCGCACCGCCGCGATCGCAATTGCTTTTGCCCTAACTTTATTGCTATTTTGTAGTAACGCTTGGATCGCTAAATCATTAGTGCGATCGCTAGAATGGCAAAATCTCCCACTCGCCCAAATCCCAGTTGCAGAAGCGATTGTGGTTTTGGGTGGCGCAACTAAATCAGCTTTTCCCCCAAGACCTACCGTTGATTTGAGTGAATCGGGCGATCGCGTAATCTATGCCGCCCAACTATATCGCCAAAAAAAAGCACCTATAATCATTCTTAGCGGGGGCCGCATTGATTGGCGTGGTGGCGGTTCACCAGAGTCGGCAGATATGGCAACAATACTCACATCTATTGGTATTCCATCTGAGGCGATTGTTCAGGAACCTGAATCTCTCAATACTTATCAAAATGCTGTCAATGTCCGAAAAATTTTAGAATCTCGTGGCATCAATCAAGTATTATTGGTTACTTCGGCAATGCACATGCCGCGATCGCTTAACATTTTTCAGCGTCAAGGAATTAATGTTATTCCCGCACCCACTGACTTTTTAGTTAGTCAAGGTGACTTGCAAGAACTTGGTTCCACTCCCAAAGCCGCTATACTGAATTTATTACCTGATACCGACAACTTGCACCAATTTACCACCGCTTTGAAAGAGTATATTGGTTCTTTCGTTTATCGTTTACGCGGTTGGCTTTAA
- a CDS encoding AAA family ATPase yields MTEATFPVLIQQMLQPGFYPHAVTEPIELIQTHVSYVLLTGDYAYKLKKPVNFGFLDFSTLEKRQHFCQEELRLNQRGAGELYLEVLPITLVGEQYQLEGTAEAVEYVLKMRQFPQESLLSTLFDQGKLDETCLDELGRVVAQYHAEAQTNDYISSFGEVLKVRAAFDENYQQTENYIGGPQTQEQFTETKQYTDKFFAERSELFASRIHNNYIRECHGDLHLRNIALWHDKILLFDCIEFNEPFRFVDVMYDVAFTVMDLEARQRKDLGNAFLNAYIEQTGDWEGLQVLPLYLSRQAYVRAKVTSFLLGDPSVPATVKEEATKTASEYYKQAWEYTKPKVGELILMSGLSGSGKSTTARHLARQQGAIHLRSDAVRKHLGGIPLWEKGGDDLYTPEMTEKTYTRLLELGIILAKQGFSVILDAKYDKQHLRQEAITQATKYEIPLQIIQCTAPLEVLKERLNNRTGDIADATADLLASQIKQAEPFTEKEQAYVKILDTTQSQEAQLNNS; encoded by the coding sequence ATGACAGAAGCGACTTTTCCAGTCTTAATTCAGCAAATGTTGCAGCCTGGATTTTATCCCCATGCGGTAACAGAACCTATTGAACTAATTCAAACTCACGTTTCTTATGTGCTGCTGACTGGGGATTACGCTTATAAGCTGAAAAAACCTGTGAATTTTGGCTTTTTGGATTTTTCCACCTTAGAGAAGCGGCAGCATTTTTGTCAGGAAGAGTTGCGGTTAAATCAGAGAGGTGCTGGTGAACTATATTTAGAAGTTTTGCCCATAACTCTGGTAGGGGAGCAATACCAGTTAGAGGGAACTGCCGAGGCTGTAGAATACGTGCTGAAAATGCGGCAGTTTCCTCAAGAGTCGCTATTGAGTACGCTTTTTGACCAGGGTAAGTTAGATGAGACATGCTTAGATGAGTTGGGACGGGTAGTAGCTCAATATCATGCTGAAGCACAGACGAATGATTACATTAGCAGTTTTGGTGAAGTGCTAAAAGTCCGCGCTGCCTTTGATGAGAATTATCAGCAAACTGAGAATTATATTGGTGGCCCCCAGACTCAGGAACAATTTACAGAAACAAAGCAATATACAGATAAGTTTTTTGCCGAACGTTCAGAATTATTTGCTAGCAGAATTCACAACAATTATATTCGTGAATGTCACGGAGATTTACACCTGAGAAATATTGCCCTGTGGCACGACAAAATTTTGCTGTTTGATTGTATTGAGTTTAACGAGCCGTTTCGCTTTGTCGATGTGATGTATGATGTGGCGTTCACGGTGATGGATTTGGAAGCGCGGCAACGCAAAGATTTAGGTAATGCGTTTTTGAATGCCTACATAGAGCAAACTGGAGACTGGGAAGGTTTACAAGTGCTGCCTTTATATTTAAGTCGTCAGGCTTATGTCAGGGCTAAGGTAACATCATTTTTGCTAGGCGATCCGAGTGTACCCGCGACGGTAAAGGAAGAGGCAACAAAAACCGCCAGTGAGTATTACAAACAGGCTTGGGAGTACACTAAACCAAAGGTTGGAGAGCTAATTTTGATGTCGGGATTGTCGGGTTCTGGTAAAAGTACCACAGCAAGGCATTTAGCTCGTCAACAGGGAGCGATTCACCTGCGTTCTGATGCGGTGCGGAAACATTTAGGAGGAATTCCCCTGTGGGAAAAAGGTGGCGATGATTTGTATACACCTGAGATGACTGAGAAAACCTACACAAGGCTGCTGGAATTGGGCATTATCCTGGCTAAACAAGGTTTTTCGGTGATTTTGGATGCCAAGTATGATAAACAGCATTTGCGGCAAGAAGCGATCACTCAAGCTACAAAGTACGAAATTCCCCTTCAAATTATCCAATGCACAGCACCGCTAGAAGTTCTAAAAGAGCGTCTGAACAACCGCACTGGTGATATTGCTGATGCTACCGCCGATTTATTAGCCTCACAAATCAAACAAGCTGAACCTTTCACTGAAAAAGAACAAGCCTACGTAAAGATTTTGGATACAACTCAATCACAAGAGGCACAATTAAATAATTCGTAA
- a CDS encoding 50S ribosomal protein L25/general stress protein Ctc — translation MAITVESQKRPEGSKPRALRRSGLIPANLYGHKGTESISLTIDAKTVERLLKRVSVNNTLIELNITDAPWRGKTLLRELQIHPAKGTPYHLSFFAVAGHGDTTVEVRLRFVGNAVGVKQEGGVLDTVITELQVSCAPENIPDVIEIDVTNLQIGDSLSISDIPFPEGVTPLAELERLVVSVLPPQISAEDAGTETETEAAS, via the coding sequence ATGGCTATTACAGTCGAATCTCAAAAACGTCCAGAAGGCAGCAAGCCAAGAGCTTTGCGTCGTTCTGGACTAATACCTGCCAATTTGTACGGTCACAAAGGTACAGAGTCAATTTCTTTGACTATTGATGCTAAAACCGTTGAGCGTTTGCTCAAAAGAGTTTCAGTCAACAACACATTGATTGAATTAAACATTACTGATGCACCTTGGCGCGGCAAAACCCTGCTGAGGGAACTTCAGATTCATCCAGCAAAAGGTACACCCTACCACCTCAGCTTTTTTGCCGTTGCTGGTCACGGCGATACCACTGTAGAAGTGCGGCTGCGTTTTGTGGGCAATGCTGTTGGTGTTAAACAAGAGGGTGGTGTGTTAGACACCGTAATCACCGAATTGCAAGTAAGTTGTGCGCCAGAAAACATTCCAGATGTAATTGAAATCGATGTCACTAACCTACAAATTGGAGACAGTTTGAGTATTAGTGATATACCCTTTCCTGAAGGTGTAACACCTCTAGCTGAATTGGAACGACTTGTTGTGAGCGTTTTGCCACCACAAATTAGTGCTGAAGATGCTGGGACTGAAACTGAAACTGAAGCAGCTTCTTAA
- a CDS encoding adenylosuccinate synthase — translation MANVIVIGAQWGDEGKGKITDLLSRSADVVVRYQGGVNAGHTIVVKGQTFKLHLIPSGILYPNTDCIIGCGTVIDPQILIAELDQLKELNISTDHLLISETAHVTMPYHRLIDQASEERRGSHKIGTTGRGIGPTYADKSERTGIRVLDLMNPDELREQLEWTINYKNVILEKLYNLPPLDPQEVIEQYLGYAERLRPYVIDTSLKISDAIQRRRNILFEGAQGTLLDLDHGTYPYVTSSNPVAGGACVGTGVGPTMIDRVIGVSKAYTTRVGEGPFPTELDGELGELLCDRGAEFGTTTGRKRRCGWFDAVIGRYAVRINGMDCMALTKLDVLDELEEIQVCVAYDIDGQRSEHFPTSSRQFARCRPIYKTLPGWKVSTTECRTLEDLPQQALDYLKFLAELMEVPIAIVSLGASRDQTIIVEDPIHGPKRALLQADGTPATLLSA, via the coding sequence TTGGCTAACGTCATTGTCATAGGTGCCCAATGGGGCGATGAAGGAAAAGGTAAAATAACTGACTTACTCAGTCGTTCCGCAGATGTTGTGGTGCGTTACCAAGGGGGTGTCAATGCTGGACACACGATTGTAGTTAAAGGTCAAACCTTTAAACTACACTTGATTCCCTCTGGTATTTTGTATCCAAATACCGATTGCATTATCGGCTGTGGAACAGTGATCGATCCACAGATTTTAATCGCAGAACTCGACCAACTAAAAGAACTAAATATTTCCACTGACCACTTGCTGATATCTGAGACAGCCCACGTAACGATGCCTTATCATCGGTTGATTGACCAGGCATCTGAAGAACGACGGGGAAGCCATAAGATCGGCACAACAGGTCGGGGCATTGGGCCGACTTATGCTGATAAATCTGAACGTACAGGCATCCGAGTTTTAGACTTGATGAACCCGGATGAGCTACGTGAGCAGTTAGAGTGGACGATTAATTATAAAAACGTCATTTTAGAAAAGCTTTACAACTTGCCGCCTTTAGATCCACAAGAGGTTATTGAGCAGTATTTAGGGTATGCAGAACGCTTGCGCCCTTACGTTATTGATACATCGTTAAAAATATCCGATGCTATTCAACGACGGCGCAATATTTTGTTTGAAGGCGCACAAGGTACGCTCCTGGACTTAGATCATGGAACTTATCCTTATGTCACCTCCTCTAACCCTGTGGCTGGGGGGGCTTGCGTTGGTACAGGGGTAGGCCCGACAATGATAGATCGGGTAATTGGCGTGTCGAAAGCCTACACAACGCGGGTGGGAGAGGGGCCATTTCCCACAGAATTGGATGGAGAGTTAGGAGAATTGTTGTGCGATCGCGGTGCCGAATTTGGCACAACCACTGGACGCAAACGGCGCTGTGGCTGGTTTGATGCGGTCATTGGTCGCTATGCCGTGCGGATTAACGGCATGGATTGCATGGCACTGACCAAACTGGATGTCCTCGATGAATTAGAGGAAATTCAAGTTTGTGTAGCTTATGACATAGATGGTCAACGCAGCGAACACTTCCCCACCAGTTCTCGTCAATTTGCTAGATGTCGCCCCATCTACAAAACCTTACCAGGCTGGAAAGTTTCAACAACTGAATGCCGCACCCTGGAAGACTTGCCACAGCAAGCACTGGACTATCTAAAATTCCTCGCCGAATTAATGGAAGTCCCGATCGCGATCGTCTCACTAGGAGCAAGCCGCGATCAAACAATAATCGTAGAAGACCCCATTCACGGGCCCAAACGCGCTTTATTGCAGGCTGACGGCACACCTGCTACCCTGCTCAGTGCGTAA
- a CDS encoding PAS domain S-box protein, translating to MIKKWYRVQKLKAIFVLALSVVFTNAVVSYSNTVKLIHNQQWVTSSYEVITKVESIQSLLKDTETAQRNYLITADANDLKTYLAAYQQTNRNIQILSRLTADNYQKQQWIYLLEPKITSRLNILQQEIYLRQNQGFEAVRQRILSDKDNQSSKEIQQLIHDSLEVEQNLLQHRMQQSQASSQKAIVTFFIAAIVDLVLVALLYDLLWRYIRQLQQTELALRQSENRLRAMIDAEPECIKLIARDGTLLEINAEGLAMMEVESPDVLIGKPIDDVIVPEYRAAFADLHKSICQGNKGTLEFEIVGFKGTRRYMETYAVPLRNESDGTFIHLALMRDITQQKQAEQKIREQRLLLDVSTEGILVRNIHNQILFWNQGAERLYGWKSEEVVGKNVLQLLYKGISPQLEDAYLKVMNTGEWRGELHQLTKEGKVIIVESRWILIRDDHGQTKSILSVNTEITQQKQLEAQLLRSQRLESIGTLAGGIVHDLNNILSPILMSVQLLQKKLPDSQSQKILQTLENNVKRGANLLKQVLSFARGIEDKRTIVQIQPLMAEIEQIIAQTFPKSIICQADIPKNLWYVRGDITQIHQVLINLVVNARDAMPNGGRLRIAAENLVIGEHSAQININAKVGSYVAIVVTDTGMGMSSEVQQRIFEPFFTTKDIGKGTGLGLSTALGIIKNHGGFVNVYSQIGRGTQFTVYLPASTFRDTSLLSQELESVTGDG from the coding sequence ATGATCAAAAAATGGTATAGAGTTCAAAAGCTAAAAGCGATATTCGTCTTAGCATTGTCAGTTGTCTTTACTAATGCTGTAGTCTCTTATAGCAATACTGTTAAGCTGATTCACAACCAGCAATGGGTGACATCCTCTTATGAAGTTATCACCAAAGTTGAAAGTATTCAATCTTTACTCAAAGATACTGAAACTGCACAACGTAATTATCTAATTACAGCAGATGCAAATGATCTGAAAACTTATCTTGCAGCTTATCAACAAACTAATCGCAATATTCAAATTCTTAGTAGATTAACTGCCGATAACTATCAAAAGCAGCAGTGGATTTATTTGTTGGAGCCAAAAATTACCAGTAGGCTCAACATTTTGCAACAAGAGATTTATCTCAGACAAAACCAGGGATTTGAAGCAGTTCGGCAGCGAATATTATCTGATAAAGATAATCAAAGCAGCAAAGAAATTCAACAACTGATTCACGACTCTTTAGAGGTAGAGCAAAATTTATTACAGCACAGAATGCAGCAGTCGCAAGCAAGTTCCCAAAAGGCGATAGTTACATTTTTTATCGCTGCGATTGTGGATTTGGTGCTGGTGGCGCTGCTGTATGATTTGTTGTGGCGTTATATCAGGCAACTTCAGCAGACAGAACTGGCCCTACGCCAAAGCGAAAACCGTTTACGAGCCATGATAGATGCAGAACCAGAATGTATTAAGTTGATTGCTAGGGATGGCACGCTTTTAGAAATTAATGCAGAAGGATTGGCAATGATGGAAGTAGAAAGTCCTGATGTATTGATTGGTAAACCAATTGATGACGTAATTGTGCCGGAGTATAGAGCAGCTTTTGCCGACTTGCATAAAAGTATCTGCCAAGGTAACAAGGGGACTTTGGAGTTTGAAATTGTCGGATTTAAAGGTACTCGTCGCTACATGGAAACTTATGCTGTACCACTGCGTAACGAATCTGATGGTACATTCATTCATTTGGCACTGATGCGAGATATAACTCAGCAAAAACAGGCAGAACAGAAAATCCGTGAACAAAGATTGCTGCTGGATGTATCAACTGAGGGGATTTTGGTACGAAATATCCACAACCAAATATTGTTTTGGAATCAAGGTGCTGAACGTCTTTACGGCTGGAAGTCTGAGGAAGTTGTAGGTAAGAATGTTTTGCAACTTTTGTATAAAGGTATTTCACCACAGCTAGAAGATGCTTACTTGAAGGTGATGAATACAGGTGAGTGGCGGGGTGAGTTGCATCAACTGACAAAGGAAGGTAAAGTAATTATCGTTGAAAGTCGGTGGATACTGATCCGAGATGATCATGGACAAACTAAGTCCATTTTGAGTGTGAACACCGAGATTACGCAGCAGAAACAACTAGAAGCTCAACTTCTGCGATCGCAACGTTTGGAGAGTATCGGCACGTTAGCTGGCGGTATTGTCCACGATCTCAACAATATACTATCCCCAATTTTAATGTCAGTTCAATTGTTGCAGAAGAAATTGCCTGATTCGCAGAGTCAGAAAATACTGCAAACTTTAGAAAATAATGTGAAACGCGGCGCTAATTTGCTCAAGCAAGTATTGTCTTTTGCACGGGGTATTGAAGACAAACGGACAATTGTGCAAATTCAGCCTTTGATGGCAGAAATTGAGCAAATTATCGCTCAAACATTCCCTAAATCGATTATCTGTCAGGCAGATATCCCTAAAAATCTCTGGTATGTCCGTGGAGACATAACTCAAATACATCAGGTGCTGATAAATTTAGTAGTTAATGCCCGTGATGCCATGCCCAATGGCGGTAGATTGAGAATTGCAGCAGAAAATCTGGTGATTGGCGAACATTCTGCCCAGATCAATATTAATGCTAAAGTGGGTTCTTATGTTGCGATCGTGGTAACAGATACTGGTATGGGTATGTCGTCAGAAGTCCAGCAACGAATTTTTGAACCATTTTTCACTACCAAAGATATAGGCAAAGGTACAGGTTTAGGACTTTCTACAGCGTTGGGTATCATTAAGAATCACGGTGGTTTTGTCAATGTTTATAGTCAGATAGGTAGAGGAACTCAATTTACAGTGTACTTACCTGCTTCAACATTTAGAGACACATCTTTGCTATCTCAAGAACTGGAATCAGTTACAGGAGATGGCTAA
- a CDS encoding phosphodiester glycosidase family protein, producing the protein MRKIKLPTLILISLAMVLWFNLHSSTPSISTVTSSPPKSIRYFERTLPQGIAHILLIPANSKFLVTPAISQKVATVEEFAQKHRALAILNAGFFDPANQKTTSYVVIQGKVVADPKENDRLVNNSNLKSYLSQILNRTEFRRYSCGQNIRYDIALHSASQPVGCQLVDAIGAGPRLLPELTLEKEGFVDNANKRDALGSNQPNARTAVGITRDGSVVLVMVAQKPSANGNGISLPALANFMKTLGADKAMNLDGGSSSSLYYNGKTFYGKVDLEGNSIKRPVKSVLLVQEN; encoded by the coding sequence GTGAGGAAAATCAAACTACCAACTTTGATATTAATTAGTTTGGCAATGGTGTTGTGGTTTAATTTGCATTCCTCAACACCGTCAATATCAACTGTTACATCTTCACCACCAAAAAGTATCCGCTACTTCGAGCGCACTTTACCCCAAGGCATCGCTCACATTTTGTTGATTCCAGCTAATAGCAAATTTTTGGTAACTCCTGCAATATCACAAAAGGTAGCCACAGTAGAGGAATTTGCCCAAAAGCATCGAGCCTTAGCTATCTTGAACGCAGGCTTTTTTGACCCAGCCAACCAAAAAACTACATCTTATGTTGTCATACAAGGGAAGGTGGTGGCTGACCCCAAGGAAAACGATCGCTTGGTGAACAATTCCAACTTAAAATCTTATTTGAGTCAAATTTTAAATCGCACAGAATTTCGCCGTTACTCATGTGGACAGAATATTCGCTATGATATTGCGCTGCACAGTGCGTCACAGCCAGTCGGTTGTCAGTTAGTGGATGCCATAGGCGCAGGACCAAGGCTATTACCAGAACTCACTTTAGAAAAAGAAGGTTTTGTAGATAATGCCAATAAACGAGATGCACTTGGCAGCAACCAACCTAATGCTAGAACTGCCGTTGGCATTACTCGTGATGGCAGCGTTGTTTTAGTTATGGTGGCTCAAAAACCCTCGGCTAACGGTAATGGGATATCCTTACCAGCACTAGCTAATTTTATGAAAACTCTTGGTGCTGATAAAGCGATGAATCTGGATGGAGGAAGTTCGTCTTCACTGTATTACAATGGCAAAACCTTTTACGGGAAGGTTGATTTGGAAGGAAATTCTATCAAGCGTCCCGTTAAGTCAGTTTTGCTGGTTCAGGAAAACTAG